The genomic segment TCCGAAAGATGGCGGGTCTGACATCGTGGATGAATTACATACTCATCTGAAAAGTTGAACTCAAGCCTGCGAACCCCCTTGGCTGCTGCAAACTGGATCCATCTGTCGGTGTTAGTCAATTCATCCTTGTCCCTCCTTGATGCGAGGCAAGTACTCCCAATTCACGTACTTGCTTCGTTCCTCTGTCATAATTTACCATACCATACCATAAAACAGCCGCTGGCATGTCTTATACAGCCGCTGTAAAATTTCCATAAACTCACTCACCTATGGGAAACAACACTACTTCTGGCTGCCTCTTTAACTGACAGCGTAACAAAGATTTCTATGAGGATTTCATCCAGCAATTCATTAATAAGATCTGAGGCATCCATGAATATGATCCtctgtctttcgtttgatttcAACATCATGGTACTTATCGCTGCAGGCTTTCATCATCATGAAATTATTTTGATTCTTCTCATTTCTTAGAAATTGATTCGATGTTAAACTTTCAAATACTACTTTGTACGAGGGATAACTATATattttaagaagaaaaaaaaagaagggtaTTAAATACCGTAAATAGATATAGACTAAGCTCGATTCCACTTAGGAATCTGACCTGCTGCAAAGAGTTAGAACTTACTAAAAACCGATAAACTATTGATATCGCGCACGTCGAAATTGGAAACTAACAATCCAACCacgattcaaaatcaaaatgcGGCAGTTCTATTCTTTTAATTGGAtggaaaaactaaaaactacaGAGATCTTGCTAACTGCCACAGTTTGTGgagaagtattttttttttttttttttaaataaactaAATTGAAACTCGGAAAGTTATAGAACTTTTGATGGCTGCTAATTCTTGTATTTTGGTTCGCTGAATTGATACCCTCAATAACAACAACTGCTGAAAACTAAGATTGTTCTCGCTCAACCATTCACGTTGCTAAATCTATTGCAGCTCCATTTGAAACTTATCCAGCAGGTGTCTGTTTTACAGAAGGTTGCAAGCTAGACTGATATGATTCTGAATTTGCTTGGATCATAAGGAAGGTTTCATTATTTTTGCGTTTCCTCTCTAATAAGTCTGTTTGACATAGTTGAAACTTGTCTTCCTTTATTCCCCCCCTTGGCCCGTGTCACATTAGTCACAATAGAAGCTCAACATATGAACTGTGAGAAGAAAGGAATCAAATAATATATCAATCACTGAGAAAATAGAAGGGTTACTTTAATGTTGAATgtataatttccaagaaaatctccTAATCTAACTGGTGCCTTTTCATTGAGTGTCTACAAAGAAAAACTACAACATACCATAAAACAATGTAGGGAAAGAATTGGGTGTGTATAATTAATTCTCTGTTCTACAAGCGTGGAACCATTACCAACTTCATTGGTCTAAAGAAGATGTTTCCCAGGGCAACAGACCATTTGAGGTATCAACCAAGTTGGCCAAAACAAAATCTCGTAGGCCAGTGTCCCAAACCTCACAAAACTGTTGTGGCCAATTGGGAGGTTCGATGGCCTCGGTTCCCAAGCCAGGAGCTCTATCCCTAGACCCTTCATTGTGGTTTTCTTGCCAATCAGCAACATAGGTTGCAACTCTTCTGTAAAATTTTGCTTTGAAAACATCCCACACCTGGTATTTGTAATGATTTATCACAGCTGTGCTCTGAGGCAAATTTAGGTACTTGAATCCATTTCTTAAGTGGAAGTGATGCACCACATTCAGAAGGGTAGCGTCAAGGGCCTTGGGGCGAATAATTGATTTGTGTCGCTCAGGACTCTGAAGTCGGCAAGTGTATCCTGCCATAACTCCCTGAGGAGGCTGTTTACTCAATCCTGATGGCCCAAAACTATGGCAAGTAGTTCTTATCTCTGCAATTCTTGGGGATGATGAAACATTTGCCACCAGAGTCCGTAGTGAATTCTGACCAGCATAGCCCACTTCCCTGAATGTCTGATGCCTTGGTGTTGAATAGGGAAAATAGAAAAACTCGTCAACATCCATGAACGAAACCCAATTGCATTCATCCTTTGCTCTAAGAGCACAATGAGAGAAACCAGCTTCCTGAGTCTTAACCCAAGGCCACACATGCCTGGTGACATTGTAGTTCTCTCGCTCGAGCTCCCCAATTACCTGTTTGATGTTATCGTCACTATTGTTATCATAAATGAACCACCTCTCAACTCCCAGCCAAGCATGATACATAATCCATTCACGCAAAGCAGAGCCCTGATTCCACACCATTGTACACACACAGAGCTCATACTTTCCCCGACCACCAACCCCACCCTCGATAGACTTCGGACTAAAAATCTTAGCCACAGAAGGAAAAACCACATGCTCATGAGCTCTGGCACGAACATGGGGTGTCACTCCAATTGTCACCCTAATTCCCTGAGCCTTTTCAGGGGCCTTCTTGATACTCCGCGGCAACAAACACCTCACAACCTCTTGAGCAGCCGTAACAGCTTTTGTCGTGAGCATAAATTTTCCATCCGCCTCCCAGTTCCCCAACCCAAAATGGCAGCTGAACTGCCTCGGATCCGATTCTCGTTGTTGCCTAAGATTCAAACCTTTTACAAACACCACAGCAGTGTCCCCATCCAAAGTAGCAGTATAGGCCACACGTTCCCATTTATGAACTGACTGATTACTAATCCCCCGTAAGCCATTTTCATCCCCTAAATTCTCAATCCCATTTCTCCAGCGCCTTTGTAAATTTACCACAGCAGAGTAATTGACAGGCGGAATTGGACATCTGACAATCAATCTAAATTCGTCATATTCATCAACGGACAAAACATTCAGCTTGGCAACAAGACTCTGCCTTGCCTCCAGACCATCGATGTTCCTACCTTCAGAAACTATGCTTCTCCAGTAAACACAATCCAATTCTTGATTTCTCTTCACTGTCCCATTATTCTTTACCAACAAAAGTATATGATCAGGCAACAAAACCCGATCCTCTATCTTAAATGGCAACGATATCAACTTATCAAAATGTTGAACGGAATCACTACTAGAAGACAATAAAGATAAGCTAGAAACTACCAAAACTGGCCTAAAAACTGAAGAATGAATCTTTGCCGTGTAGGATAAGAGGCAAAGAAAGGTGAAGAAGGTGAAACAAAGAAGAAGAGATCTTACTGAAAATAAATGAGAAGGTAGAACTAATAGATATGAAGTTTGCGATGCTGCAGATGTTCTAAGTAGCCGTTTTCTCTTCCTCCTTTGGTCTGAAGAATCCATAACTTGTCTGGAAAAAATCCGTTATATTGAGCTAGGATGCATTCAATTCAAGAAAGAGTTTCTCTGGGTTAAGTTGAAGTTTTGTGTTGGAGTAGATCTAACGTGGGATGGGACGCCGACAGAGGTCCTCTGGCCTTTTGAGGTTCTGATGCTCAGTTCTGCTCAGCTGGTAATCCGGTAATTGTCGGAGAGGACGTGTTTGGATGATTCTCAATAGAATTGAAGATTGCTTTATTCATTCTCCGAGGAACGCTTTTGGTATTTGCTAGTACGATTTTATAATTAATGGTGGCGAAATCATGTAGGAACAAGAAAAGCTGGGTCTGGATTCTGAAAGTCCACATTTGCTGGCTGGATTGAATGAAATACGTGGACCATTCATGAAAGAGCGCGTGGAGTAACCCCCAAAATCTTTAGACCGTTAGAATCCCACTTTTTTGTATACCTGTCCTTATCTTTCGTGCTTGTCCTAATTTAGTCCCTCATCAATCATCCAtaactagtgtgaatacccgtgctacgcacggtcctgacattattgaaaaaataaaaataaaagggtgaattaaaaaaggttaaaaaattataccaacataattaaaatataatatctgtctaacaatagtttgaaatatgatagAATGTGTATATTATTCAAAAATTACCTTTTTTCGGAAGATAAATcttgaaaaaataatagaaatttatattagaaaataaatgatatatgaataaaaatgaatgtaattaaatgttgttaaaataaaatacttacaaatattatgcattcgatttgataatcttgcatgaagatgcgaacactcttcacaccgatcaacttttagtacgaaagccaaaattggtgatttaattaattctgttgaattttgtggaatGCGTTCTataaatgaaaatgcacgatctttGCATGAATTGATTCGTTGGTTGAACAACCTATCACCATTGTCCTGAGAATTAAGTAAGtgcgaaattcaaaattagtgtattttttttacatagtttataaatagcattataaaaaataaacatatatcaagaaatTTTACCTTCCTTTGTAATTTTCTGAGATAAGAAGCATTACAATCAAATATGAATCGTGCATGTCTGTCCTGTAGATTAAGATGCATATTACCACTGGAATCTTTAATTTGTATGTTAACATTGTACCTGTTTGCcaaataaaatgttatatacaatacagaaaaaattgttgaaattaaaggtatatgaaattaattacctaACAACAGTGTCGACCACGTCATTACAATGTATAAACActgtttttaaaaaacaacCTTCACATAGTTATCCACAATTTTTGCATAGCTCATAGAAAATGTTTTCTATATTAATGCTCTGAATGTAAGCAAATATTCGAAAATATTTAATCTAGTAAGAATGAAAGAAGGTATAGGTTatgattataaatttaaaaagtttgtgcagtaattaaattaaatagagTAAGTTTACCGTACGTATGATTGTATATTCGGATATccatattttctttgaatttacTATCAACAATACTTGTGATGTTGTAAAATTGCTTGACATCAATCAGGTAACTAACTTTCGAGCACATGTATCATTTTCAAACctacaattttttgaaatacatgTTTATAAGAGTATAAAACAACATTAAAAGTTTGATGTAGTGTTATTGATGGAACTCACCAACTGCTTAGGTATCGAGCAAAATCTAAATTGTGATTGATATACAATTTGCTAGCTCCAATTGTACAAAGTGATGGTCCTGTATAGTATGGTTATATTCGCtaaaaaactattcaaattatataaattataagtaAAAGCATTTGATTTACCTCTGAAATTTCGTACACAAATACCACATgctagtaaaatattattttttgtagCAGACTGATATTATAGAATTTGTAGTATATTCAATAACTTGATACTCAAATCACCGATAAGGTAAAATTTGCCTAAATAAGTTTTACAGTGTCCTAActccttgcaaaaaaaaaaaaacactaaataGTCCTAATTGGCATCGCAAGTTACGGCAACGTGCCAGTTCCATCTaggcctaattttttttttgtcaaaatctaGTCCTAATTGGTTCTGCTATTTCTTGATCATGCTGTATGCTTGCGaattaaaattgtattaaaatagcatgtgaatgagcatttgtctttaattaaggagtaaaaaaaatttaaagtataaataacaaactataaacggTTTATGAAATAGATTATgagaaagttttaaattttaaatttgactggTGATAGGGTTGGTTATAACTCACTactttttatatattaaaataaatataaaaatctataacccactacttgttacgttattgggatttttttagggttaaatatagTAAACCCCCTTAACTTTACGTTTAGTTGCACTTTACCCCCtcaactttacatttagttgcacatttgtgatttttttgaaaagtgattgtAATTTGTAAAATTCATTTGTAAGGGTGGTTATAAGGTTAGTGTGGTgacaaatatttcttaattataaaaatgtaacattgtattaaaatagcatacgaatgagcatttgtctttaattaagaagtaaaaatgatttaaaatataaataacaactataaacagTTTATGAATTAGATAGTGGAAaaactttaaattttaaatttgattggtgatagggttggttataacccactactttttatatattaaaataaatacaaaaatctagaaaaaagaatgggaagtttagaagccattgagagGGTTTCTGCTAAAAACCCCTTCctcaatacatatagatatagattctcatatttttctttcgtTCTTTGTGTTTTAGAacaatgggtttgtttggatttaaggtaatttataaattttttttgaagataaTACTGTAATGTTTTGTATATGAAACAATAAAGTatgtcaaaaatatttaaaaaataattaaaaaatgtgttgataattttatcatttttttttaaaaaaaaaattatcaatccCATCCCAACTTCTATCCAAGGTCATAAAGCACAAATCACCAAGTAATAATCTCTAACTCTAAGCTATTCTTATTTTGATGTtttaaaagaagagaaagagtgGAAAGGAATCCTCATTCAAAAgtaatgaagaaaaaaatagattttcggtgattaaattTATGCCGAGATTTTCTTTAACTCTTTTGCGTTTCGTGCATTCATGTTTTCATTTTAGAAGTTGTAATATTAATCATTACCTAATCATtcttataataaaattttgtaaacATAATGCACAAAATTCACTAATATtgaaatgtgatggatgaaaaTAAGGTTAGACTCGTAAATAAAGGACCAAATGTGTTGAGCTTGAAAAATGAGAGATCGAAGTGAAACCACTGTCAAGCATAAGGATAACGATATAAATATGCTATTGGAATCATGGAGAATTATTCATTCAGCTTGTTTGCCTTTTTATTTGGTCAAGTTTTTCagctttggattgtaaattatttgaaatattattgtgatgtgatgtatgtgagataaaaagataattaagaagataaaaaagtgtattgaaaattgtaataatgatgtaaacaaatatatttgatcaaataatctcctgtccAAAGAAATTGCAAATGGCTATGACGTAGTTTTGGCGGACGGGGTCTTTCGTTTTCTTAAAGCCTACTGAATCCCAGCGTTTGGCTGTCACGCGTCAAGAATGTGCTCGGGCCGGCGTCGCATAGCACTATTGGAACACCGGAGGCTTcacttcatttttttaaatttttttttttttgtatgggGAATAGCCCATCTTTGTTTTTGGAATTCATCTCTAGTTTCACTTTCAGCTTTTGTCTAGTctattatttagaaaattcCTACTCCTCCTTCGTCATTTTAGGGATTCCATATTTATATCTATCTTGATTTTTAGTGAATTCCATTATTTAATCAATTCCTTTCTACTTCTAAATTCAACTCAATTATCTGCGTTTGTTGCCATCATAATTTTACGCAATTACACTTTTCTCCCcttccaagttttttttttttttgtgggtggTAGGggttggggggaggggggggggggttggttAGGAGTTTTCTTTCTTATGATGCTCATTACCTAAAGAACGCTAACAACAACAACACGGTACTTTATCTTAAGCATAGTGATGATTTTCTACCTGAAATTTGCTTAATTTTGAtagggaaaaaaatatattaattaacGATACTgagcaaaaagaaacaaaatgagCTGATCATCAGTTATCTTAAATGCTTGCTTACCATTACGGAATCACTTTTGCTCAACAAATCCGCACAGTTTGCATATGAATTTTGTATGTACAAACTTTGTTTCATTGTCATTATCAAAATCACTAAGTTTCATTGATTAATGATTGAATAGATATCATAATTCATTTTGGGGTCTTCTGGCTTAGCTTTTTCTCATTGGACCATAATTGTTCTATCTATGACATCTTTACGACTCCATTTCCCTTCCCCTCTTATGAAGTTTAGAAGTTGCTTTCGTTATCCTCATCGCCAGCtgataaaagaaagaaagatacaATTATAAAAAGGAACAAAATGAGGTGTTGGCCTTGAACCTGGACCAATGACCATCATCtactccatatatatatatatatatatataaaatgcaTGTAGACAAATTGCTATTTTATTATTATCCAGGCCAGTTAGGCTATTTTGTCACAAATTGCTGTCCTTTTAATTGATTGTATCCCTACATAGTTTAGTAACTCATATTATCAGCAAGAGTGATCGGCCTGCACGACTTTCCATTTtctatgctttttttttttttgtcaaaaattttctaTGCATTTGGCAGACCATACCTTGTTTGGAAAGCAAAATTGTTATGTTTttcgtgaatacattttttaatcatttttttacctcatatatatcaaatcactacagtaacttttttacaaaaaattcaaaaaaaatgcaatcaatCCATGAGTGCATTGTCATAGAGTACTTCGAACCGAACCATCAattattttacctttttttctGGACCAGTACTTAATCTTGTTATACGATGAATTTTCATTTATATGCATAAATCATCACAgcctgccaaaaaaaaaaaaacttgtcatCAAGTGTTCGATGATTAGGTTAACAGCTTGGCAAATTATCGATCGACTCCCGTGACAGATGGGATGATGGCTTCTGCTAAATAGTTAGTACTACTTGATAATCCAGACGGTACTTGGGAATATATTCAGAACACAAACGACGAGGAAGCTTCCAGATGCACAAGTAGTATCAAAAAGTCAGAAACATATCATAACGTGTGATTAGTGCCAGATTGTCATCCAAGTTAACCACCGCTTAGGGAATTTCCAAACGCGGAATTTGTGTCCTCCTCGACGTGCTTTGTTTGAAATTGTTTTGTTGGCTTATTAGTTTAGCTATAGAAACTGGAACCAGACTGCACGAAAGTCTATCCTATCTTAAGCTTGTTTGTAATAAGTAGTAGTAATAAACAAGAAGCCAACAGAAGTTTGAAGCTTATTAGTTTGGTCATCAACCAAATTAGTTTGGACAACTGCATGATTGGTAAAAAAGTAACAACAGCCACAATGAAAAATAATAAGCTATGCAGGAAAGGATTGCTTCCACACAATTTCATCTATCAGGTTTATGGCAAACTTTGCCAAGTAACTAACATCATTCAGTAACATCCCTCCCCCTTAATCATAACTTTAAAAACTTTGAGCGGACATAATTAAATATTAGCCGGCAATTGGCTGCTTGACCGCTGGTTGGTCCACATTGGCCTCAACGACGTAATCTACACGCGTATGAAAAAGAACAATACGAGTAAAGATAATTGTCATAGGAGAAATATTAGGAAAGCAAGGAATGAAGAACTAACATAATGGAAATT from the Coffea arabica cultivar ET-39 chromosome 11e, Coffea Arabica ET-39 HiFi, whole genome shotgun sequence genome contains:
- the LOC140020971 gene encoding glycosyltransferase family 92 protein RCOM_0530710-like, whose product is MDSSDQRRKRKRLLRTSAASQTSYLLVLPSHLFSVRSLLLCFTFFTFLCLLSYTAKIHSSVFRPVLVVSSLSLLSSSSDSVQHFDKLISLPFKIEDRVLLPDHILLLVKNNGTVKRNQELDCVYWRSIVSEGRNIDGLEARQSLVAKLNVLSVDEYDEFRLIVRCPIPPVNYSAVVNLQRRWRNGIENLGDENGLRGISNQSVHKWERVAYTATLDGDTAVVFVKGLNLRQQRESDPRQFSCHFGLGNWEADGKFMLTTKAVTAAQEVVRCLLPRSIKKAPEKAQGIRVTIGVTPHVRARAHEHVVFPSVAKIFSPKSIEGGVGGRGKYELCVCTMVWNQGSALREWIMYHAWLGVERWFIYDNNSDDNIKQVIGELERENYNVTRHVWPWVKTQEAGFSHCALRAKDECNWVSFMDVDEFFYFPYSTPRHQTFREVGYAGQNSLRTLVANVSSSPRIAEIRTTCHSFGPSGLSKQPPQGVMAGYTCRLQSPERHKSIIRPKALDATLLNVVHHFHLRNGFKYLNLPQSTAVINHYKYQVWDVFKAKFYRRVATYVADWQENHNEGSRDRAPGLGTEAIEPPNWPQQFCEVWDTGLRDFVLANLVDTSNGLLPWETSSLDQ